The segment ACATCATTGATTTTAGGagtgaaaaataatcaaatgcaAACTCTATCCTGACTGTTACAGCACAGGTTACCCTCCTCACCTGCTTCTTTCCATCTGTACAACAGAAATAACTGGACTGTAATATAAGTGATCATGAGCATAATCAACATGATAACAGCCTTCAGGCTGGTGCACACAATATTACAGAGTATTCTCATAATGACAGCATCACGCAAGTGAACCATAAATCCCAGTTTCTTTAAGTTAGGTTTTATATTTAGAATTTTGATCTTTATTTAAAGCACATTTGTAATTTTGAGCACTGTCATCAGGCAAGACAAGAACTATAAATTAACACGCAAGCTGAATCATTCTTGATACATTTTAGTATTTAATGTTTCACTCCTATTTTGTGTAAATAAACCTTCAGTAAAAATGTTACGTGTTGAGACAATCTACACATAACTCAGTTTATTAAGATGGCCACAGTATCTGGGGCTGGACTGAGCGCTGAGGGGACCACTGGGCAACCAGCCTACATGCTCCATGTCTGAAAGCATCCAGCACCTAAATGGAAGTCCTTTCTATTGCATGTATGTAGTGGGGATACACACCAAACCTAGATGTTACAAAAATTATCTCATTATTCCACAAGAAATCTAGAGTAACTGCCTCTGCAGTATCTCTGGGAAATACTAGAAAGACATCCACAAGCACAGTTACCAATCTGCAAGACCTAGCACACCTCCAGCCCTGCGAATGCACGATCACACCTCTCCCCCGCAGGCCAGCACCCACCCACAGGCACAAAAATTGCAGTCACAGCTGGTCGCCACCTCTGCCTGGAAAATCCCactgctccatccctgctcaCTTCATACCCTTTTCTCTTTGTAAAGTCCTCCCTCGACAGTGTTCCCACCATTTGCACCATGGCTCCTGCCCTACTGTAAcattcccctcctgcccctgtcCCCAACATGCACAGCCCCCAAATCAGTACTACCTTCCCTGTGCAGGGTatcccccagccctgtggccTCATCCGATCCACCAGCCTTCACACTCTCTCTGGATGTTGCcagctgctgtttattttctctttctctgggCTAAGAAAAGCTCATCCGTgtcctggaaaacaaaaataataacaacaacaacaccACAACAACAGCAATAATAGTAATgacaataatagtaataatcaTAATAAACAGTGGCATGTCTCCTTTTACAGTCAGTTTTTCTGTACCTGTTTCAGCTAGGTCTGCTCATGTGCTCTTACTCTTCAGGAGTAAAGTAAGTGCCTTATAGAAATCTCTTTTTCCTCACAAGTCTCTGGGTTTCTCATCTAAATTTGTGCTCTCTTCAGCACCAAATAGAAATCTGTTTGAAGGAGTGCTTTTCCCCCATGTCTGCCTTAACCCATGCAGCCCATCATCTCCCTGctggtaaaaataaaagccGATTCTGGCACAGACACGCAGGGAGAAGCAAGAAGTTCCTTCAGTGGTCCCTCTTTTATGGGAAcaaaacacagagcagcaaaaatGATCCAGCCCACAGTGGTTGCCCTCCCCTGCATTGCCTCCCCAGCCTGGTCCCTGCACCTGGGATGGACCCTGCCCTCTCCCAAGGGAAAACCTGAGGTCTGCTGAAGCATCTGGGCTTGTCATGGTCCCTCTGGATGCTcatggggcagggagcagccagcGGCAGAGCCAGCGCCAGAAGACACGAACTTCAGTTTCCAGCCCTGTCCTGACCTGGCTGACAGCTTGACTAAAGTACACAGTAATGCAGGTGGTTGCAGTTATTTTGGAGTAACCCTCAGCCTGTCCCTCCGAGTGCTAGAGATTCCAGTGTGTGAAATTAAAACTTCTTCCAAAACACTGTCATCAGAACAGTGACTTTATTAACGGAGACAAACAAAGGATTAAAACATGTTATGAGTTTGAGGAAACACACAGTGTACCTGTGGGGGACAGACATTTATATACATCAGTTCATTGTAGAAACATGAGCAATTTGGTCTACATGACTAGGATATCCCCTGGTAGTTTGCAACGGATCCAGACAGCTTCCTCTCCGTGGTGGCTCCAGTGAAGCAACCGATTTCCCCCGCCAgccccaccccagccaggctAGTGCCGGACCCCTGAACGCCACCCGTATCCCCTGCGGGGCTTTCTCCAGCGCAGGGTGAGCGCGGCTGGAAACCGGCGGTGCGGGTGGATACTGCTGGTGGCTGGGTACTGCTCCCTCCGGGGTGAGCCGAGTTGAGCCCTCTCAGCTGCGGGGCAAGAAAGAGGGGGTCAGGGTGCTTTGAACACATACAGCCCACCCCTGCAACCACCCAGGGGATCCCCCCGGGCCAGCCCCGCCGGCCGGCAGTGGGACGTTGCTCCCCGCCACAGGAAGGAGTCGGGCATCCCGGCGGGGCTAGCCCCGCTCCCGAGCACGGCTCGGCACGACCCGACTCTGCGCCGGTATGGCACTGCAGCTCCCGGTGCCGGCACCTCTACTGGGGAAGGCACGGTCTGGGCTTTCCCTGCATGGACAAAATCAGattgggaaggaggggagggaggggaaggggtgtggggaagagagaaagaaaacagctccACGGATGTTGGATGTCACGGACGGCGTTACACGGGCGACGCGGGGGCTCCTCGCTGCGTTTCTCGGGCGGACGAGCCACGGGAACTCTCCGCCACCGCCCCGGGCCGGCACGTCGAGGCGGGGAGACGCCAGTGCCTGCGCTCCCGGCGGCCTGtcccggggcggccccgcctACAGGCACTTGAGGAGGAAGGAATTGCACGAAGTCCCCCGGGGGCAGTCGCAGAGCTTCCCGATGCGGGCCCCCTTCCTCACGGCGCATTGCTCCCCGGCGTCGCACTGCGGGCGGCGGCAGGCGGTGAGAGGCCAGtcgccgccggccgccccgtcccgcccggtcccgtcccgtcccgtcccgccgccgccggccgcgaCGTCCCGCCGGGGCACTCACCATGGGCACCTGCCCGAACTTCTTCTCGTAGTGCGGGACCCGCTTGctcttcagcttctccagcaCCTCCTGCAGCGCCTCAATCTGCCGAGACACCCCACAGCCCCCGTCAGGCCGCGcccggccggccggccggcgccccccctgccccggccccggccccggccccccgccaCACCAGCTCCTTCTCTCGggaggcgccgccgccgccggggggcCCCAGGTcgcgggcgcggcgcggcggggtcGGCCCCTGCCCGCGGGCGCCCAGCAGCAGCGCGGCCGCCACGGCGCAGAGCGCCAGCGCCCGGCAGCTCTCCATGGTgctgccgccccgccgcctccgccccgccgccgccgccgcctttatagcgccgcgcccgccccgccgtgcGTCAgtgccccccgccgccgcgctgcgcCTCGGCTCCGCGTGGCtgggctcggcccggcccggcccggcccggcccggcccggcccggctcggctcggctggGCCCGGCTCCGCGTGGCTGGGCTCGGCCCGGCTCGGCTGGGCTCGGCTGGGCCCGGCTCGGCGGCCTGGGCTCGGCAATATTCCTCACGGCTCCGGCCTGGCACCGCGCAGCGCCCCCGCTGCTGCCCGCCGAAGTGAGTGCCCCAGTGCCATTCTAGCCCGGCGCGGCGTCCCTCTGTCCTGCACAAACGGAGGAGCCGTCCCCGAAAGCCGCCCACCCGCCCGCGCTATGTCCCCCACCATGGCGAAGGCCCTGGCCGCCCTCCTGTCGtgggaggggggtgggagggtCTTCCCTCGCCCGTGGGGGTcgggaaggaggagggagaggggggccAGTTGGCACCCGAGAAGCAAGCGGAGGTTGGGACATGGAGACCAGGCTTGGAAATCAACGCAGGGATCTGAGAGGAGGGAGAGTTCGTAGCCTGTGGGCTGAGGGATAGCACAGTGTGATGGGAGGAAGAGCCAGGATGGGAGGATTAACCTGAAGGATtcagggacagggagagatACAGATGGTGAGCAACCATCTGATGAGGGTGAAATGCTTGAATGAGGACAGGTGGGATGGCCAACAGTGCAGGAAGGCTCAGGGCCACCCAGAGCAGGGTGAGAAGTTTGGTAAAGGGCCAGGATGAAAGTAATTGCTGGTACTTGGAGAAGAACTGTGAAATAGTGCTTGAGGCCAAATACCGTATTACTGAGGAGGTGTTCAGTGAGCATCATCTAGCCTGCTTGTGAAATGAGGCCACCTCCttttggggagagaaaaagcacaGTTGCCAAAAGGAGACCTAGCATCAGTGCACTCATCTCCATTCAGCCTTTCCTACTGATGCTTGGGTCTGCAAGCTTGGTGGCCTCATGTTTATCAGCACCGTGGATGAAAAGCTCCCTGGCAGGCACAAACCTGTCCAAGGCTCATGGTTATGGTGGGGACAGGAGGAAGACAGGAGCATCTTCCCCTActaagaaaagcaacagcatgCCAAGGAGAGCATGGATGAGGGGCAGCGCTCAgccctctccaggctcctgcctCTGGGCCAAGGATGGGGTGAAACAGGGGGAGCTGAGCAGCCACTTCGCTGGCACGAGACCTTTGGTTCCCTGACATGACAATTGTGGGGACAAGGAGGCAGTGAGCAGGGTCCCTGTAAGGAGGCTCAgctctcagctctgcagtggcACAGGGATGTTCCTGACCTCCAGCCAAtggcaccaggagctgggctgtgtcTCCCTAGGTGAAGGCTGGATCGTTTGGAGAAAGAGTAATTTGGAAAACCTTGTTAACAAAACCTTTCTAGCAGGTTGTTTGTAAGGGAGCTAGAAGCAGCCTGAAAAGGCAAATCAATgtgagcaaaaaagaaaaagaactgtttaaagaaaattcaaaagtCTCAGGGACGTACTGTTCCAAACAGGTAGGCAGTGTTTAAAGGGACCGAGAGGACTGTGGCTTAACAAGTAATTTTCAATGGCACCATTTTGTTTGAGGCAAGAAAAAGACTCCAGTGTCTTCAATGATCATGTTGCTTGCCTCCAGAGCTACACGTTCACTTCTTGCTCTTATGTCTCCCACACATGCCTAATGATCATCACATCCAGCAAAGGTCTCATTTGTAATTGCCACTCAGAGTAGAGatcctctgtgtgtttgtacGAATCCTCCAGCCTCATTTTGCCACAGGGAAGACTAACATGTCAGACACCAAGCTGGTGGCAAACCACTCATAGTGAATCCCACATCCCAGGCTGGAGCAAAAAATGCAGCTATGTGAAGTACTGGAAAGGATGGGCTTGCCGGAGTGAAGTTTCTTAGAGCAGAGAAATAACGTGGGCTAAGAAAAGCACAACACTTCATACGGAGAGGCAGATATATAGCAGCATCTGTGAAGCCTGACCAAAAATTCAAGCTGTATTTTATAGTACAAGGATTACTCATGCAGTGTTGAAAACACCACAGAGATGCTCAGAAAacatcactgttttctttccaatttgCACTTCTACTAGAAAGCTGAATTTGTCACTTTCCCAGTAAAATTATTGTTGAATGTGGAGGCAATCacacatttctgtttccaaaagtCATTGTACTTGGCTACAGACACTCTGAGAACCATGTGTTTCTGTGGCTTTTACTGCCTGTGTCACACTGTCTCCACAAATATCACTGTCCCCTGCTGCGTATTCAGCTGTTCTTTGTCTCCAGCACTAGAGGGTAAAAAAAGTCATAGGATGCAGGATAGCTGAATACTAAATAAAAGTGTCAGAAGCTACCATGTCAAGGAGCAGAACAGGGTCAAggtataaaaatgcaaaatcactGTTTATCACTACAGAAAGGCAGGTGCTTTTTGACAGCATCAGTAGCCAGTCACAAGGCATCTGGCTATGAAATTAGGGGTCTGTGCCAGTACAGAGCTCATGTCCAGATAAATCTACACAAAATGCCGTCAGACCTCAGACAGTCTGTTGTAGCTATGCATTAATTCAAGCTTGTCAAAGTTAACTAactttttccataaaaatgttAGTGCAGATGAGGTATGAACAAGACACAGCCAATGTGCATTAACATCTGTACATCAAATGGGTAATTTTTGAATGTGTACATGGTATATACGTCTCGTAATCACACCCCGCTCTTCCACCACAATCAATTAATTGAATGTACTtctaaaagcaggaaaataatggGGGTTTCTGTTGGTGCTGATATCAAAATAATGGAGTATCCATTGAGCAGTTTTGATGCATTTATGTGTTCTAGTTTTGGCTTGATGTAGACATAGGGTCGGCAGGATTTTATGACTACTAGACCACAGAGATTAGTGTGAAACATTTGTTCAAGTGCTCTACTGAATCAGAGACATGAAAGTGGACATCCAGCTTTAAGTGGATACTTTAAGGctttgctgaaaagcagcaggcttTTATAAGTGCTTTGTTGAATTGCCTTAATTTATAAACctcagtttagaaaaaaaaagttaatatagTATACCATCATTAGTTTTCCGAATCAAGACATTTCTTTGGCTGAAATTTAGAACAGTGAAGAAAATCTGAGATAAATCAGGGTTCTGCCACATTTGAAGCAATAATAGAGTCCAGAGGCATACTTGAAAGGTATCATCTGTTTCAGCAGGAGATACCAAATCATCCTGATGAGTAACAGGTTGGAAAAATGCCATCTAAATAAAAGATGGGTTCTTACAAGAACAGCACATACACAGATGTCAACACAAACACTGAGGCTACAAATCCCCATTAAACTAACCCCAGAATGGGTGGAAGAAGAGTGGGAGCAGGCGCCCAGTGGCTTCTCCGAAATTACCTTTATAGGCTCACCATTTCTGCAGCCCGGCAGGCTATTGCCAGAGGCTGTTCATAGCCACATTTCAGCCTTGGAAGCAGGCATGCAAGCGTCACAATGATCGTGTACCAGAGGCTCTGCCCTTGATGTTTGTTACACAAACTGCCACCAGTTTTGGTTGGTGGCTGGATTGTGGCTCTCAGTGGTTCCCAGCACCTTTCTAGTGCCATGAGAATAAACACAAAAAGGGCAATAGGTAGGTTTTCATGATCCATTCTGAattcaccatctcagcccaggtAATTTGGGAAGCACCCttggtcctgctgcagcaggtcctAGCAACAGGATGAGCAGCTTAGCCTACCTCATTCACAGCTTTCCACTTCCTCTATCAAAGCCTTGGAAAACACCCTCAAGGTCACAGTATCATCCTTTTTTAACTCCTTGTACTAAAATGTTGATCTCTTTTAAATAGGCCATGTCGAGCTACCAAAAAGAGCTGGAACTAGGTAACCTCTTAGCCTTGCCACGGCTctgaggcaggagggaggcatACAGCTGAAAGAGCAATCGCTGAGGTGAGAGCAGATGGGAGAAGAAAGGACCCCTGGCAGCCTAGAGCACCAAGTTCAAAGAGCTGGTCCACCACAGCTTGTACACTCAATATGGCAAAACCTTTTTCCTTGTTCCTCAACTTCTGCATGAAAAGTCAGTGTCACCCCAAGTATCATCCTTTCTGCTAGGTAAAGAGGTTAATGGTTGTGAACTGCTCCAATACTACAGTGAATAGGCAACATGTAATGGAGACAGGTAGGACAAATCTCAAAGTAAGACACCCACAGCTCTTACATTGCTTCTCCCATCAGGAATCTTCGGCCTTTGCAGTGGCAGCTaccttttatttacatttatgtAAGATTTCTTTTCATCAAACATCCAAAAGACATCCTGCTGGTAGAGAAATGGCAATGGGAAGTGAGAAAGAATATGCAATGCAGTCCATGCTATATAAACCCAAATGAAAGTGTAGCAGTGTAGCTGCCACTGCAAGGGCGTAAGAATCCTGACAGCAGAGGCAACCTGAGCTGTGGGGTGACTGTTTCAGGACAGTATAAATGTTATCTACCAACATCACCAAATGGTATGAGCACAGGGTTCAACTCC is part of the Falco biarmicus isolate bFalBia1 chromosome Z, bFalBia1.pri, whole genome shotgun sequence genome and harbors:
- the CARTPT gene encoding cocaine- and amphetamine-regulated transcript protein, with the protein product MESCRALALCAVAAALLLGARGQGPTPPRRARDLGPPGGGGASREKELIEALQEVLEKLKSKRVPHYEKKFGQVPMCDAGEQCAVRKGARIGKLCDCPRGTSCNSFLLKCL